A genomic region of Micromonospora sp. NBC_01796 contains the following coding sequences:
- a CDS encoding aminotransferase class IV family protein yields MTSFVVQRNGRPATAEELAPLAFAGYAHFTAVQVRGGRVRGLDLHLERLRSASVELFGQALPDDRVRSCLRAALDAGPADLSLMATVYSPSGEFTVAGPEVEPEVLVRTGPAASGPQGPLTLATVEHERVLPAVKHVGEMAKTYFLRQAVGQGFDDAAFVDRRGRLSEGSIWNLAFWDGTAVVWPVAEMLGGTTMGIVRRQLDRMGVPQRVQEVTLADLPAMAGGVVMNSWTPGVAVHRIGSAPLPEAPSFYALLHRAYQAEPLTSP; encoded by the coding sequence ATGACCTCTTTCGTTGTTCAACGTAACGGCCGTCCGGCGACCGCCGAGGAGTTGGCGCCGCTCGCCTTCGCAGGCTATGCCCACTTCACCGCCGTGCAGGTGCGTGGAGGCCGGGTCCGGGGTCTCGACCTCCATCTGGAGCGGCTGCGGTCCGCCTCGGTGGAGTTGTTCGGTCAGGCACTGCCCGACGATCGGGTCCGGTCCTGTCTGCGGGCGGCGCTCGATGCCGGTCCGGCCGACCTCTCGCTGATGGCCACGGTGTACTCGCCATCAGGCGAGTTCACCGTGGCCGGGCCCGAGGTGGAGCCTGAGGTGCTGGTCCGTACCGGGCCGGCCGCGTCCGGCCCGCAGGGCCCACTGACACTGGCGACGGTCGAGCACGAACGGGTCCTCCCGGCCGTGAAGCACGTCGGCGAGATGGCCAAGACGTATTTCCTCCGTCAGGCCGTTGGACAAGGCTTCGACGATGCCGCTTTCGTCGACCGTCGGGGTCGGCTCAGCGAAGGGTCGATCTGGAATCTGGCCTTCTGGGACGGCACGGCAGTGGTGTGGCCCGTGGCCGAGATGCTGGGTGGGACCACAATGGGCATTGTCCGTCGGCAGCTGGATCGAATGGGTGTCCCCCAGCGCGTCCAGGAGGTCACCCTCGCCGACCTGCCGGCGATGGCCGGGGGTGTGGTCATGAACTCATGGACGCCGGGTGTGGCGGTGCACCGGATCGGCTCTGCGCCCTTGCCCGAGGCGCCGTCCTTCTACGCGTTGCTCCACCGGGCCTACCAGGCCGAACCACTCACCTCGCCATGA
- a CDS encoding App1 family protein: protein MSLVPARSSEVTRRPHRAARVEDAVHELFARRLRQRGWPPTIVAYAGYGGQGWLRVMGRMLLTRIDPRAPRPAEKVRGWRSFVTLPVKDAPVLIEAGGSRHEARTDRSGFIDAVIKADLPPGWGTARLTSPGAEPVDAPVRVVDPEARFGILSDIDDTVMVTALPRPLLAAWNTFVLDEHARMAVPGMGVLYERLVTAHPGAPVFYLSTGAWNVAPTLTRFLSRHLYPAGPLLLTQWGPTVDRWFRSGREHKRATLAQLAREFPKVRWLLVGDDGQHDQEIYAEFAAAHPENVAAVAIRRLSPTQSVLAGGLPGHHNGDPRASGLAGQPWLYAPDGAGLWRLLRDTEIT, encoded by the coding sequence GTGTCGCTCGTACCCGCCCGATCGTCGGAAGTGACCCGGCGCCCACACCGGGCGGCCCGGGTCGAGGACGCGGTGCACGAGCTGTTCGCACGCCGGTTGCGGCAACGGGGATGGCCGCCCACGATCGTCGCGTACGCCGGTTACGGCGGCCAGGGCTGGCTGCGCGTGATGGGCCGGATGCTGCTCACCCGGATCGACCCCCGTGCACCCCGACCCGCCGAGAAGGTACGCGGCTGGCGCAGCTTCGTCACCCTGCCGGTGAAGGACGCCCCGGTGCTGATCGAGGCGGGCGGGAGCCGGCACGAGGCGCGTACGGACCGCAGCGGGTTCATCGACGCCGTGATCAAGGCCGACCTGCCCCCCGGCTGGGGTACGGCGCGACTGACCAGCCCCGGCGCCGAACCCGTCGACGCCCCGGTACGCGTGGTCGACCCGGAGGCCCGGTTCGGCATCCTCTCCGACATCGACGACACGGTGATGGTCACCGCGCTGCCCCGGCCCCTGCTCGCCGCCTGGAACACGTTCGTGCTCGACGAACACGCCCGGATGGCCGTACCCGGCATGGGGGTGCTCTACGAGCGCCTCGTCACCGCCCACCCCGGCGCCCCGGTCTTCTACCTCTCCACCGGCGCCTGGAACGTGGCCCCGACGCTGACCCGGTTCCTCTCCCGGCACCTCTACCCGGCCGGTCCGCTGCTGCTCACCCAGTGGGGGCCGACGGTCGACCGGTGGTTCCGCAGCGGGCGGGAACACAAGCGGGCCACCCTGGCCCAGTTGGCCCGCGAGTTCCCGAAGGTCCGCTGGCTGCTCGTCGGCGACGACGGCCAGCACGACCAGGAGATCTACGCCGAGTTCGCCGCCGCCCACCCGGAGAACGTGGCCGCGGTCGCGATCCGCCGGCTCTCCCCGACCCAGTCGGTGCTCGCCGGTGGCCTGCCCGGCCACCACAACGGCGACCCGCGCGCCTCCGGCCTGGCCGGTCAGCCGTGGCTGTACGCCCCGGACGGCGCCGGTCTGTGGCGCCTGCTCCGCGACACCGAGATCACCTAG
- a CDS encoding AfsR/SARP family transcriptional regulator, whose protein sequence is MDNLRSGAPVRLTVLGPVRLWRGGEEVQLGAPQVRALLAVLLARVGTPVSLAEIVDVLWGQDPPPTAVNAVHGHIGTLRRLLEPALGPREPGRWLGRSAGGYQLTGDADSVDLLDFRRLLGQARAAVAAGREGAAVPHFAAAVRLWQGPGAGNVNPAIRTHPVFGELDREYFDAVREAADCALGCGQADELVTDIRRAAERAVLDEPLQARLILLLVASGQQAQALAVFARVRAALAEELGIDPGAELRAAYETVLDRQRGNSVPEADRPTPTGPVVRPAQLPPDLSSFVGRRGELRRALALVPEQGTPSTAMVVSAISGMAGTGKTTIAVHWAHRVAPSYPDGQLYVNLRGFDPTGSVMSPAEALRGMLDALGVAPERSPRTVEGQTALYRSLLAGRRILVLLDNARDAEQVRPLLPGGPGCLAIVTSRNQLSGLVAADGAHPLVLDILPPTDARELLARRVGAARLNAEPEATGAILGRCGGLPLALAIVAARVATSPARSLAGIAAELHDEEGGLDGFADPDDVVDARAVFSWSYRALSADSARLFRLLGGTRTGPEISLPAAASLAGVPIRRARALLAELVRANLAVQPVPGRHTMHDLLAAYAGELAATSDDAGQRRAARHRLLDHYLHSALAADRLLSHHRPSPGPPAGAPGSSAVPQAQPGSAAEVPSDVDAAWAWFTTERSTLLAAVDRAAVDGFPHHAWQLTWAMVPFLHRRGYFDDWVSAQETARAALDPRTDRLGLAHTGSQLGLAYTELGRYDDARALLTRSVALFAELGDHTGQGDTYRRLGGIAYKEERYDDALAHTLAALDHYAAAGDRPGQAHALNGVGWVHVLRGDHHLAIDYCGRALVILREVGNRQGEAATRDSLGYAHHHLGEYAHAAECYREAIRIRRETGDRVYEANSLHRLGDNHLAAGEPDEAYAVWRQALDIMTEISHPDTEKVRAKLATRPE, encoded by the coding sequence ATGGACAATCTTCGAAGCGGGGCACCGGTACGCCTGACCGTGCTCGGGCCGGTGCGACTCTGGCGGGGCGGCGAAGAGGTCCAACTCGGCGCACCCCAGGTACGGGCCCTGCTCGCCGTACTGCTCGCCCGGGTCGGCACGCCGGTCAGCCTGGCCGAGATCGTCGACGTGCTCTGGGGGCAGGATCCACCGCCCACCGCGGTCAACGCCGTACACGGGCACATCGGCACCCTGCGCCGGTTGCTGGAACCCGCGCTCGGTCCACGGGAACCCGGCCGGTGGCTGGGCCGCTCCGCCGGGGGTTACCAGCTCACCGGGGACGCCGACAGCGTCGACCTGCTCGACTTCCGGCGTCTGCTCGGGCAGGCCAGGGCCGCCGTCGCCGCCGGTCGGGAAGGCGCGGCGGTGCCACATTTCGCCGCCGCGGTGCGGCTGTGGCAGGGGCCGGGTGCCGGCAACGTCAACCCCGCCATCCGTACGCATCCGGTCTTCGGCGAACTCGACCGGGAGTACTTCGACGCCGTCCGGGAGGCGGCCGACTGCGCGCTCGGGTGCGGGCAGGCGGACGAACTCGTCACCGACATCCGGCGCGCGGCCGAACGGGCGGTGCTGGACGAGCCGCTACAGGCCAGGCTGATCCTGCTGCTGGTGGCATCCGGTCAGCAGGCGCAGGCGCTGGCGGTCTTCGCCCGGGTCCGGGCCGCCCTCGCCGAGGAACTCGGCATCGACCCCGGTGCGGAGCTGCGGGCCGCGTACGAGACGGTGCTCGACCGGCAGCGGGGCAACTCCGTACCGGAGGCTGACCGGCCGACCCCGACCGGCCCGGTGGTACGCCCGGCGCAACTCCCGCCCGACCTGTCGAGTTTCGTCGGACGGCGGGGAGAGCTGCGGCGGGCCCTGGCCCTCGTCCCCGAGCAGGGCACCCCGTCGACGGCCATGGTGGTCAGCGCGATCAGCGGCATGGCCGGTACGGGTAAGACGACGATCGCGGTCCACTGGGCCCACCGGGTCGCACCGAGCTATCCCGACGGGCAGCTCTACGTGAACCTGCGCGGCTTCGATCCGACCGGTTCGGTGATGAGCCCGGCCGAGGCGCTGCGCGGGATGCTCGACGCGCTCGGGGTCGCCCCCGAGCGGTCGCCGCGCACCGTCGAGGGGCAGACCGCGCTCTACCGCAGCCTGCTCGCCGGGCGCCGGATCCTGGTGCTGCTCGACAACGCCCGCGACGCCGAGCAGGTACGTCCCCTCCTGCCCGGCGGTCCCGGGTGCCTGGCGATCGTGACCAGCCGCAACCAGCTCTCCGGTCTGGTCGCCGCCGACGGTGCGCATCCGCTGGTGCTCGACATCCTGCCGCCGACCGACGCGCGGGAACTGCTGGCCCGCCGGGTCGGCGCCGCCCGACTGAACGCCGAACCCGAGGCGACCGGGGCCATCCTGGGCCGGTGCGGCGGTCTGCCGCTGGCGTTGGCGATCGTCGCCGCCCGGGTGGCCACCTCGCCGGCCCGGTCGCTGGCGGGAATCGCGGCCGAGTTGCACGACGAGGAGGGCGGGCTGGACGGGTTCGCCGATCCGGACGACGTGGTCGACGCGCGGGCGGTCTTCTCCTGGTCGTACCGCGCGCTGAGTGCCGACTCGGCCCGGCTGTTCCGGCTGCTCGGCGGGACCAGGACCGGGCCGGAGATCAGCCTCCCGGCCGCCGCCAGCCTGGCCGGTGTGCCGATCCGGCGGGCCCGTGCCCTGCTCGCCGAACTCGTCCGGGCCAACCTGGCCGTCCAGCCCGTGCCCGGCCGCCACACGATGCACGACCTGCTGGCCGCGTACGCCGGGGAACTCGCCGCGACCAGCGACGATGCGGGGCAGCGGCGGGCGGCCCGGCACCGGTTGCTCGACCACTACCTGCACAGCGCCCTGGCGGCGGACCGGCTGCTGTCCCACCACCGGCCCTCGCCGGGACCCCCGGCGGGTGCACCGGGGTCGTCCGCTGTCCCGCAGGCGCAGCCCGGCAGCGCCGCCGAGGTGCCGTCCGACGTGGACGCCGCCTGGGCCTGGTTCACCACCGAACGTTCGACCCTCCTGGCGGCGGTCGACCGGGCCGCCGTGGACGGTTTCCCCCACCACGCCTGGCAGCTCACCTGGGCGATGGTGCCGTTCCTGCACCGGCGCGGCTACTTCGACGACTGGGTCAGTGCGCAGGAGACCGCGCGGGCGGCGCTCGACCCGCGTACGGACCGTCTCGGGTTGGCCCACACCGGCAGCCAGTTGGGCCTGGCCTACACCGAACTCGGCCGGTACGACGACGCCAGGGCGCTGCTCACCCGGTCGGTGGCCCTCTTCGCCGAACTCGGCGACCACACCGGCCAGGGCGACACCTACCGTCGCCTCGGCGGGATCGCCTACAAGGAGGAGCGGTACGACGACGCCCTCGCACACACCCTGGCTGCGCTCGACCACTACGCGGCGGCCGGTGACCGTCCCGGCCAGGCACATGCCCTCAACGGCGTCGGGTGGGTGCACGTGCTGCGCGGCGATCACCACCTTGCGATCGACTACTGCGGCCGGGCGCTGGTCATCCTCCGGGAGGTCGGCAACCGGCAGGGTGAGGCGGCCACCCGGGACAGTCTCGGTTACGCCCACCACCACCTGGGCGAGTACGCGCACGCGGCCGAGTGCTACCGGGAGGCGATCCGGATCCGTCGGGAGACCGGTGACCGGGTGTACGAGGCGAACAGCCTGCACCGCCTGGGTGACAACCACCTGGCCGCCGGTGAGCCCGACGAGGCGTACGCGGTGTGGCGGCAGGCGCTCGACATCATGACCGAGATCAGCCACCCGGACACCGAGAAGGTACGGGCCAAGCTGGCCACCCGGCCCGAATAG
- a CDS encoding AfsR/SARP family transcriptional regulator, producing the protein MTEEKTDPVRLTVLGPVRLWRDGTEVQLGAPQVRALLAVLLAQVGTPVSLAEIVDVLWGQDPPATATNAVHGHVGALRRLLEPSLGAREHGRWLSRSAGGYQLAGDAESVDLLDFRRLLGQARAAVAAGRDGAAVAHFVAALRLPQGPCAANVSATVRSHPIFGGLERECLAGVREAADCALRAGRAAELVAGIQRIAERFPLDEPLQARLILLLAASGQQAQALALFGRVRTALVDDLGIDPGAELRAAYEAVLRQQHGTGTAAVGDRRPDTTRPDAAGPTGSPHPVRPAQLPPDLSTFVGRRGELARALSLIPEEGAEPGTVVISAISGMAGAGKTTLAVRWAHRVIGRYPDGQLYLNLHGFGPSDAVVSPDDALREIFETLGVAPDRIPESLDGRTALYRSLLAGRKMLVVLDNARDADQVRPLLPASPGCLAIVTSRNQLAGLVAVDGAYPLVLDTLPVRDAHKLLSLRIGGDRLDNEPEATAAILRRCGGLPLALAIVAARAATYPALSLASINAELDDEEGPLDVFADADSAVDPRAVFSWSYHALSPGAARLFRLLGGVRNGHDIGQPAAASLAGVPVREVRPLLTELTRASLVLQGDGSRYTMHDLLGAYADELARQHDSEAERREAWHRLLDHYLHTAHAAERLFSPLRPTVPLGPAPSTITVAPMCSADEALSWFVAERHTLVASIARAAADGLAGHAWQLARALEPFLFLRGHWEGWLPTMVSVLAATERDDDRTGQAYLTRVVGSILVRYGRYDEASVHLARSLRLFGDLGDRVGQAVGHRCLNDIRDRQNRTEEALEHARQALALYASVDDRNGQALALNAIGWTHARIGEYEPAVEHCNRALVIFEEVGNPRGLAATWDSLGFVHHCLAEYAQATQCYDEAIRIRGEIGDLTYEAASLDRLGDTLLAGGELDAALSTWHRALVIMAEVGHPRIDQVLAKLAGH; encoded by the coding sequence GTGACAGAGGAAAAGACCGATCCGGTACGCCTCACCGTGCTCGGCCCGGTGCGTCTGTGGCGGGACGGGACCGAGGTACAACTCGGCGCCCCCCAGGTACGCGCACTGCTTGCCGTACTGCTCGCGCAGGTCGGGACACCGGTCAGCCTCGCCGAGATCGTGGACGTGCTGTGGGGGCAGGACCCGCCGGCCACCGCGACGAACGCCGTACACGGGCACGTCGGTGCCCTGCGTCGACTCCTGGAACCCTCCCTCGGCGCCCGGGAACACGGCCGGTGGCTGAGTCGCTCCGCCGGGGGCTACCAGCTCGCCGGGGACGCGGAGAGCGTCGACCTGCTCGACTTCCGCCGCCTGCTCGGGCAGGCCAGGGCGGCCGTCGCCGCCGGTCGGGACGGTGCGGCGGTGGCCCATTTCGTCGCCGCCCTGCGGCTCCCGCAGGGTCCCTGCGCCGCCAACGTCAGCGCCACCGTCCGGTCGCATCCGATCTTCGGCGGGCTCGAACGGGAGTGCCTCGCCGGTGTCCGGGAGGCGGCCGACTGTGCGCTGCGGGCGGGGCGGGCGGCCGAACTCGTCGCCGGCATCCAGCGGATAGCGGAACGTTTTCCGCTGGACGAACCGTTGCAGGCCCGGTTGATCCTGCTGCTCGCGGCGAGCGGACAGCAGGCGCAGGCGCTGGCCCTGTTCGGGCGGGTGCGTACCGCCCTCGTCGACGACCTGGGCATCGACCCGGGGGCGGAACTGCGGGCGGCGTACGAGGCGGTGCTCCGCCAGCAGCACGGCACCGGCACGGCTGCCGTCGGCGACCGGCGACCGGACACCACCCGTCCGGATGCCGCCGGGCCGACCGGATCGCCACATCCGGTACGCCCGGCCCAGCTCCCACCCGACCTGTCGACCTTCGTCGGCCGCCGGGGCGAACTCGCCCGAGCCCTGTCGCTCATACCCGAGGAGGGCGCCGAGCCGGGAACAGTCGTGATCAGCGCGATCAGTGGAATGGCCGGTGCGGGGAAGACGACGCTCGCGGTCCGCTGGGCGCACCGGGTCATCGGGCGGTACCCCGACGGCCAGCTCTACCTGAACCTGCACGGCTTCGGTCCGAGCGACGCGGTGGTGAGCCCGGACGACGCGCTCCGGGAGATCTTCGAGACGCTGGGGGTGGCACCGGACCGGATCCCGGAGAGCCTGGACGGGCGGACCGCCCTCTACCGCAGCCTGCTCGCCGGCAGGAAAATGCTGGTGGTGCTCGACAACGCCCGCGACGCCGACCAGGTACGCCCGCTGCTGCCCGCCAGCCCCGGTTGCCTGGCGATCGTGACCAGCCGCAACCAGCTCGCCGGACTGGTCGCCGTGGACGGGGCGTACCCCCTGGTCCTCGACACCCTGCCGGTGCGGGACGCGCACAAGCTGCTGTCGCTGCGGATCGGCGGGGACCGGCTCGACAACGAACCCGAGGCCACTGCCGCCATCCTGCGCCGGTGCGGTGGGCTGCCGTTGGCACTCGCCATCGTCGCCGCGCGGGCGGCGACCTATCCGGCCCTCTCCCTGGCGAGCATCAACGCCGAACTGGACGACGAGGAGGGTCCGCTGGACGTCTTCGCCGACGCGGACAGCGCCGTCGACCCGCGTGCCGTCTTCTCCTGGTCGTACCACGCCCTCAGCCCCGGTGCGGCGCGGCTGTTCCGGCTGCTCGGCGGGGTTCGCAACGGCCACGACATCGGCCAGCCGGCCGCGGCCAGTCTGGCCGGCGTACCGGTCCGGGAGGTCCGCCCGCTCCTCACCGAGCTGACCAGGGCGAGTCTGGTGCTCCAGGGCGACGGCTCCCGGTACACCATGCACGACCTGCTCGGCGCGTACGCCGACGAGCTGGCCCGGCAGCACGACAGCGAAGCCGAACGCCGGGAGGCCTGGCACCGGTTGCTGGACCACTACCTGCACACGGCACACGCCGCCGAACGGCTGTTCTCCCCGCTGCGGCCCACGGTCCCCCTCGGGCCGGCACCGTCCACGATCACCGTGGCGCCGATGTGCTCGGCGGACGAGGCGCTGTCCTGGTTCGTCGCGGAACGTCACACCCTGGTGGCGTCGATCGCCCGGGCCGCCGCCGACGGGCTCGCCGGACACGCCTGGCAGTTGGCCAGGGCGCTGGAACCGTTCCTCTTCCTGCGCGGGCACTGGGAGGGCTGGCTGCCGACGATGGTGAGCGTGCTGGCGGCGACCGAACGGGACGACGACCGGACCGGGCAGGCGTACCTGACCCGGGTGGTCGGGTCGATCCTGGTCAGGTACGGCCGGTACGACGAGGCGAGCGTCCACCTCGCCCGTTCGCTGCGACTCTTCGGCGACCTGGGTGACCGGGTGGGGCAAGCGGTGGGCCACCGCTGTCTCAACGACATCCGGGACCGGCAGAACCGGACGGAGGAGGCGCTCGAACACGCCCGGCAGGCGCTCGCGCTCTACGCCTCGGTCGACGACCGCAACGGGCAGGCGCTCGCGCTGAACGCGATCGGTTGGACCCATGCCCGGATCGGCGAGTACGAACCGGCGGTCGAGCACTGCAACCGGGCGCTCGTGATCTTCGAGGAGGTCGGCAACCCGCGCGGTCTGGCGGCCACCTGGGACAGTCTGGGCTTCGTCCACCACTGCCTGGCCGAGTACGCGCAGGCCACGCAGTGTTATGACGAGGCGATCCGGATTCGGGGCGAGATCGGCGACCTGACGTACGAGGCGGCCAGTCTCGACCGGCTCGGCGACACCCTGCTCGCCGGGGGTGAGCTGGACGCGGCCCTCTCCACCTGGCACCGAGCGCTGGTGATCATGGCCGAGGTCGGCCATCCCCGGATCGACCAGGTGCTGGCCAAGCTGGCCGGCCACTGA
- a CDS encoding pyridoxamine 5'-phosphate oxidase family protein gives MTDTDELVEVTSHDELRELLGAPLRRVAEKARKSLHDYDRQWLAASPFCLMSTAGADGTCDVSPKGDPAGFTLVLDETTIVIPDRLGNRRADGFHNVLDNPHVGLVFLIPGRGDTLRINGRARLVRDAPFFPRLAVKGRVPTLAMVVEVEEIFYHCSKAFLRSDLWRPESWQPDVVPSRACIAKALESPDQSLEELERYYGPAYAERLYG, from the coding sequence ATGACGGACACGGATGAACTGGTCGAGGTGACCTCGCACGACGAGCTGCGCGAGCTGCTCGGCGCACCGCTGCGACGGGTGGCGGAAAAGGCGCGCAAGTCCCTGCACGACTACGACCGGCAGTGGCTGGCCGCGTCGCCGTTCTGCCTGATGTCCACCGCCGGCGCGGACGGCACCTGCGACGTCTCGCCCAAGGGTGACCCGGCCGGCTTCACCCTGGTCCTTGACGAGACCACGATCGTCATCCCGGACCGGCTGGGCAACCGGCGGGCCGACGGTTTCCACAACGTGCTCGACAACCCGCACGTCGGGCTGGTCTTCCTGATCCCCGGCCGGGGCGACACGCTGCGGATCAACGGTCGGGCCCGGCTGGTCCGCGACGCCCCGTTCTTCCCCCGACTCGCGGTCAAGGGCCGGGTGCCCACCCTGGCCATGGTGGTGGAGGTCGAGGAGATCTTCTACCACTGCTCGAAGGCGTTCCTCCGCTCCGACCTGTGGCGGCCGGAGAGCTGGCAGCCGGACGTGGTGCCGTCGCGGGCGTGCATCGCCAAGGCGCTCGAGTCCCCCGACCAGTCCCTCGAGGAGCTGGAGCGCTACTACGGCCCGGCGTACGCCGAACGCCTCTACGGCTGA
- a CDS encoding MerR family transcriptional regulator codes for MKIGDLSRETGVSPRLLRYYEEQGLLTSHRVGGGHRRYADDAPVVVGHIRAFLAAGLTTSVIREVLPCVEGPGPELEHCAAPTLWKQLRGLDNKISTLQDARSALAGILATTTAPVVDVRSTSG; via the coding sequence ATGAAGATCGGGGACCTGTCGCGCGAGACCGGCGTCAGCCCGCGCCTACTGCGCTACTACGAGGAGCAGGGACTGCTCACCTCGCACCGCGTCGGAGGTGGCCACCGGCGGTATGCCGATGACGCGCCGGTTGTGGTCGGCCATATCAGGGCCTTTCTCGCTGCTGGCCTGACCACCAGCGTCATCCGCGAGGTGCTGCCCTGCGTCGAGGGTCCGGGCCCGGAACTGGAGCACTGCGCGGCGCCGACACTGTGGAAACAACTTCGTGGCCTCGACAACAAGATCTCCACGCTCCAGGATGCGCGGTCCGCACTCGCCGGGATCCTCGCCACCACCACCGCTCCCGTCGTTGACGTGCGGTCAACCTCCGGATGA